One region of Mycoplasma zalophi genomic DNA includes:
- the sufU gene encoding Fe-S cluster assembly sulfur transfer protein SufU: MTTYSNLEKREIIYSHYEKPNNFSEYKDAKSILDHSNTGCADNLVLNVEVENNILKNATFNGIGCSIFMAASDIMIDILKNKTINEIKLIINEYENMIFNSKINNPDILGDLIIFENVRVHMNRVECATIISRSFKKALNIE; the protein is encoded by the coding sequence TTGACTACTTATAGTAATTTAGAAAAAAGAGAAATAATTTATTCACATTATGAAAAACCAAACAATTTTTCGGAATATAAAGATGCAAAAAGCATTTTAGATCATTCTAATACAGGGTGCGCTGATAATTTGGTTTTAAATGTAGAAGTTGAAAACAACATTTTAAAAAATGCAACTTTTAATGGTATCGGTTGTTCAATTTTTATGGCTGCAAGCGATATTATGATCGATATTTTAAAAAATAAAACTATCAATGAAATTAAATTAATAATTAATGAATATGAAAATATGATTTTCAATTCAAAAATTAATAATCCCGATATATTAGGAGATTTAATTATTTTTGAAAATGTAAGAGTTCATATGAATCGTGTTGAATGTGCAACTATTATTTCTAGATCATTTAAAAAAGCTCTAAATATTGAATAA